Part of the Betta splendens chromosome 17, fBetSpl5.4, whole genome shotgun sequence genome, CAAGTATTAAAGATGCACAGTAACAGTGGACAAAGGAACGGAAACTGTTTTTAATACGTTAAAAGACCTCAAACCACTTCTCTTCAATCTTCTGATTCTGTGGCTTGACCGTACGTAAGAAGAACGTGGAAGTATTATGTCTCAAAACGGCTGTAAGTCAGACAGATCTTTAGGCATTTGGTTCTGTTTGCCTCATTCCGCAGCATTCCCATCTTGGGACCTGGGGTTTTAGGGATTTTGTGACTCTGTAGATTTACTTGTTTACATGTTCATGGGCATTGTTCTGCTTCATCACCTAACTTCTTCTGAGTTTCAGCTTGCAGATAGGCCCCCTGACATAACCCTACGAGTTGCATTGAGAAATATATTCCCCACAAATGTTTTATCTGTCAACCAGACATTCTTCCAGTGATGTCCCATAATCCCATCTGGACTAGAACCAATGATTCGCCCACGATGTCTTTCCTGGAGAACAGAGGCGTTCACTTCAACAAACATTCTGCATTTACCTAGCTTCTGGAGGGATTCTGGCTGGGTGCCTCTGTTCCTAATCATGTCCAACTGTGAACATCTAAACATGTTAGATGACTCTCAGCTACATGAAAATAAGCAACTTCCTTCTATTcttgtttatttcattcattagaCAAGTTGGTACTGCCATCACTTTGTTTAATTTGTGTGGTTCTAATATTATCTTAAACCCTTCAGATTCAGACGCAGACCCTCTCAGCAGGAAGATGGAAGCTTTAAGAGTGTCCAGTGAAGGTCATCATAGTGACTGGCCTGTAGAGATCATCAGATCAGAAGTACACAGAGACAGATACACAATGAGTCCTAAACCAAGATCTGGACTAGATCAGGACAGGACCCAGGAACCTCATTCAGAACCAGACTACTCTAAGGTGAGGAGGACTGAATTAAATTggaattagattagattagattcagCTGGACTTAGTCCTCCTGTGCCCCTTCAGATGGCAACCCATCTCCCCCCAAATCAGGCTGCCATGTTCCTGTCTCTTATGAGACTGGAGGGTCGAAGTTTCAGTCTCAATGATGCCATGGAGGCGGTCCAACTCAACAGGGATTTTTCATCAGCCCTCAGGTTCCTGTCTCACAATTGTCCCATCTGTCAGGATCAAGTGACCTTCAGCAAGGTGAGGCACCTGACAGCCACAGGTGAGCAGCACCACTGTTGTAAAAGTCCATACTGTGTCAGAATTAACCTTCTATGTCAGCATAATCTGCATAGCAGCTCTGTCACCGGTGCATGAATGGGTGAATGTCATGCAGTGTTGAAGCACTTTAAGTCCATTCACCATTACTGGGTCCAGATATAATTGTTCCATCTGGAACTGGTTGTGGTTCTGTAAAGtagggttctggttctgatcagTGAGACTCTACAACCCCCATTGGTTATGGTTAGAGAGAGGACAGGGACAGGGCGAAGGTTAGCCCCTACATGAAGGTGGGGAGCAAAAAGGCCTTTTCTAACCTGAAATCAACCACGATCATTTTCACACAatctttgcttttgtgttttatgttgtcAGACTgattacatttttattcttttttttatttagaatagGAAAGGATATAACTTTTTTTTGATTCCACAACGGGGAAATTTCTTCAGGCAGCCACGCTAGCAGTGCCATcggacagtggaagcaagtagACTATTGGAAGTCacacatttctttcattttttttcttgtccacCTGTGTCTCTGGCAGATCATTACCATGACCCACTGCTCATGCTTCTTGTGTCAGACCTGCTTCAAGACGTTTTTCTCCGCAGCTATTAAAGAGCGAAGCATTGATCAGCTGGTTTGTCCTCAGTGTGGCAGACCTGAGATCAGAGGTcagggaggagtggaggagttCATGGACTACTTTAATCTGCTGGACACTCAGGTGAGGGTTCAGATGGAGATACTCTGCTCAGGTCTGATCCTCTGTGGCTTTTGGTGGCCATGTGCGAAGATcagtaatgacaataaaattgGCACAGGTTATTACTGTATCCCTTGTCCTAAGTACAGAAGTCCAGACCTGCCTAAGGTGGTGCTCGAAGCTTCACAGAAATGGGATGGTGGTAATGTTGAAGGAAGGCTATATCGATACGGCTCACACTGGTCCCAGCCAATATTAGATATAATCCAGATACCATATGAACACAAACTTGATGCACCGTTGtacctgtttgtgtctgtagaTCCGACACTTCCTGCCTCCTCATCTCCATGAACTCTTCCAGAGGAAGCTCAGGGACAGAGCCCTGCAAGAGATGCCTAACTTCTGCTGGTGCGCTCATGTAAGAAACAGATTGGAAGAAGGTCCCAACCAAATAGAGCAAAGGACCATTAGTCACCTAATGGTCACAGCAACCTTTCTGAAAGTAATCAGCATAACAATGAACTGAGGTTTAGTAGCAGCTGTAGTTTACAATAgtatgtgtatgtttattaAGGCTAGTATTTTGCAAGTCTTCCTGTCTACCCATCTGTGAACTTACCTGCCCTACCCATATTTGGACTGTAGCTTCATACACTGATGGTTTGTGACATTTATTTCCTCTCCACTTTGGAAATTTGTGTTGTTCAGTGTTCGTTTGGGATACTCCATGAAGCGGAGCAGCTGAGGATGGACTGTCCCAGCTGTAAGAAGAGTACTTGCTCTCAGTGTAGATCACCTGtaagacacacatacacacggtTCATAGACTCTGTAAAGAGATCCCAACATAAGACCTCCACATAGtcatgtcacaaaaacattaCACAGCCGTCATTACGGTTCTATTGGTTTTGTACAGCAACCCCAGCATTGCTGCATCCAGTTCTACTCAGGTTGTCACTGAATGTTACACTTTGCTGCCTTATCAGTGTTCTTCATCAATctgaaaatgaacagaaaacacgGTCCACAAGAGATGACTAATATGAAcctctttttgttttgcagtggTCTCCTCAACATCAGGGTCTCACCTGTCAGCAGTTCAAAGTCTGGCAGGACCAGCAGGACCAATATGGCTCTGCGCTGTTGAACTGCAACAGCATTGGTACAAACACTCACCACGGCTAGGAAGTATTGGTTTCAGCTTTTTCAGGCGTGAGAGTATGTGTATGTTCCACTACCAggacagaataaaacaaaacttttaTCAGTCCGCAAGTCCCCAAAATTTCCCCCAaagctggttctggtggagTCTCCTATACTTGATTACCTACAACTCAAACAAACTTACAAAGTTACTGAACTCCGGGTTCCTTCGGGTCCACTGTGACTGGACAGCTTTTCTCACTTCTCACAGAAATAAACTGCAGATTTTTAGATCctcagtggggaaaaaaagctgGATATAGATCGCAACACAGACCTGGGTTCTCTGTTCCCTCGTGTATCTATCTGAAATATTAGTAGAACATAAGAAATAATCAGAACTGGCTCACAGCTAAAAGGAGTTCCTCCAGTAGAAAATGGTTTGTGCTGTTTAGTCTTATCCACCACTGTTAAATGACTGAGATTTtgttggttttcatcagaatgTCCAAACTGTCGGTTCGTCTTCAGTTTGTCCAAAGGAGGTTGTCTGCACTTCACGTGTAGCCAATGTCAGGCCCAGTTTTGTGGCGGCTGCAGCCAGGCCTTCCTCCTGGGAACTGTGAGTGTCAGACTAAGATAAATTGACCTTCTTATGTTCAGCTGGATCGAACTTTTTTCATtgggttgtttttattgtttattaatgAATAAAGACTTTTGTTGAACATTTAGCTTGTTAGTTGAAGGTGGTTCTGATAACTAGAGTCTAACCTCTGGTTTTTTATCAGGCCTGTGATTTCTCTGCCGACTGTGGAACCAAAGGTCTTCATGCCCACCATCCCAGAGACTGCCTGTACCACCTGAGAGACTGGACCGTGTCCCGCCTGCACTTGCTGCTACAGGTGAGAGGCTATAGTCTGGGTATTGGGGGACCTCAGCTGAAAAAGGAATATTTAATTGCCTACAGAAATACTTGTGTAGTTTGGGGTTGTCCCCATGGGATTTCAAGTGAATCTTGGTGTTGGGTTGTTCCATATAAACTCAGGTCAACCTCTCCCAAAAAATAAACCATGGCATATAAtcagtacaaaaaaaaatcatgaaaAGATTAATGTTACACACATGAAAATtatctttacaaaataaaaatacaagacACCTGCATCATCTCTGCTGGGTTCTCACAGTCCCTCAGGTTCTGAGGATCAGATATATTGAGAAAGGTTGATGGATTCTCTACATTACTGTGAGTCTGACATTGACCTGGATCTGATCTATTGTGCTTTAGTATTACAGAGTTTCTCCGTTCTGGTTGGAACCAGCCAGTAATGAGTCATCTGAGACCAGTCGGACAGGTGagatctctctcctcctcaggtgaCTTGTCCTCTTCCTTATTTGACATACTTAAAGATGTTAATTCTCAGGGGCGTGTTTGGTCCTGGAGCTGAGAGACGACGGCAGCAGGTGGGAGGAGCCATGTGGGCGACCAGCACTAACAGAGTACAGAGGATACTGCCAGtaagaccttttttttttttcgtctgaTCCCAGTTTACCTGAACAGGTGTGTTCGGCATagtctccatccatctctgGCAGGTTACATTATAAGGAGCGATTGGTGGAGTTGATCAATCATTGTCATGCCGACCCAGCAGTAATCTTCAGTCTGGTGGAGatgaaagcagagctgcagcgctggcaTGTTGCCGTGCCAACGAGGGAACCGGATGAaccagatgtacagtacagccacCGCCTCCGCCTGGTCTGTcacaccaccatcaccacaatAAGTACCCTAATTGACAATCAGTCGTCAGTCAGAGCTCtttcatttacctttttaatgATGATTCAACCACCTGAGATCACGTACTGTGTACAAAATGAGTGTTTAGTTACATGACAAgtgaaatattttaataatttgtttttgtttcaaaataaattcaattaaaagtaaaattttCCAATTGATTTTCACTTACAGGCCTCAAAGTGTTAACACAAATTTTAAACTGTCCTCTAATGTAATTTCAGCAGTTTATAAAGCCAGATATTAAAAATTTATGTCATACATTTAAAGCTTTATTCAGTTTAAGAGGATTCTTCTGTATTACATCTTTGTATTAAAATCTTTCATCctgtaaaaaaatcaaaatgacTTTAATATATTTTAGCTCCTCACATGTTCATGTTCTCTGTTCGAATAGATAATATGCCTAATATGTTAACAATATCCATAAGCATGGAAGGGGTCACGGCAGAAGGATTTTTTAGGGTTGTAACATCTACATTGATCGATTTTTAGTATGCATATGTCCAGCCAGTGATGGTGCAATATTCTGTTTCCTCAGACCCTGACCAACCGCGTTCCTCTCAGGAAGCAACGGTGCTCACCACTCAAACTCAACCAAGACCTTTGCCTTTTAAAGCCAGCCATGGCCACTAAAGCTCCACCCCCTCAGCTGCTACTGACAGACTGACTCCACCCATTTCTGACATTTTACCCTATCAGCAGACTGTGTAATTATGTTAACTgctaatatttattaaaatgatacCAAGTTTTTCCAAACTGCTGAAATCTACTGGAACTAAGGAACTAGTTTATAAGAGTAGGACTGATTTTACTGATCCGCTTGAATTTAGAACTGGGTTCCACTGTTCTTTCCTGTTTAACATAATTCTGCATTTTAACTGACTGTTAAAAAGTGACATCAGACAAACCCACGTGTTCAAGTCAAACAGTTTATGGCCACCTTTTCAAAGGCTTCAGACTAAAGCAGGTTTTCACTGTTGTGGTGGAGCATCGTCTCTGGGAGGATTGAAAGGTCTGATCTCTTTGACGATTCTCTCTGCGATGGTTCTGTTATTGGCAGCGACGATTCTTCGGGACATCAGGTCTACAGCTCGTCCTGAACATATACAGAGCGTTACCCTCTCATCATCGGGACTATGCtaagatgctgttttttttttttaccatccACATCAGTGAGGATTCCTCCAGCCTCTGAGACTATTATCGAACCGGCAGCAACGTCCCAAACATGGATCCCAATCTCATAATATGCTTCAACACAGCCAGACGCCACCAGACACATGTTAATGGCTGCAGTTCCAGCACTGCGTACACTGGAAACACATACATTTGTCAGTGAGTGGAATGTTGTTGTAGTGCTATGACTGCAATGTAAAAATTGTTACCCATGGACAGGAATGCACAGTATGTCCCTTAGGCTGGAGAAAATGTAGTCAACAGCTTCGGGGTCTCTGCTGGATCCAAACTCTGTGGCGATGATGGACTGCTTGATGTCTGACAGGATGAAACATCTCTGTCAGAGGTCAAATCCTGCTCTGTGTATCAGGTATCAGTGACTCATGTCTCACCGTTCTGAGCAGACACCTGCAGTGGGGTTCCGTTACAGAAGGCTCCTTTTCCACGTCTGGCTGTGAACATCTTGTCTTCAAGGCAACTGTAGACGACACCAAACTCCATCTGCAGGACAGAGTGATAGGTCAGTGTATGGGCCAGAAGCACATGACTTTGATTTGTACTCAAAGTATGTAAATTCGTGTGGTTCTTGTCCGGGATGCTCTGCTTGTTCTGTCAGAACAGAGGattcaaaacaggaaaacattttcctgttttgaaGTCAAAGGTAATACTGCTTTTTTACTTTTGGCTTTTCCCATTAGGAATTCAGACAGCAAATGATACACACAGGTGTTTTGGCAAGTTTTGCTGTCCGATCCTGTCGCAACCCCACTATTTATCTGTGCTAGGGACCAGCATAGAAGTTACTGGCTTTCAACCCCTTTGGCTAAATTTAAACCCACGACCTTGGAATTCTAAGCGTAATGCTCTGCAACCGCACCAAACGGCCAGGGCAAAGGTATTCTTATTAGATTAGGCAATATAAATTTCGCATATGCAATGGTAAAAGCAGTTGGCTGGCTCATGGTATGTTATGTAGACTATGGTCCCTACTGTATCCAACTGAACCCTCTTGTGATTGGATGAGAGACCTGGACAGGTAACCTGTCCATCAAAGCAGTCACATTTACACCAAACCTGGAGTACGCAGAGAGAATCATTTGGTTAAAAACTATAATTGATAAGCTCAGTTTCAGAACAGTTACGTcaggagaactttgaccatgctaacaaatgtaaATTCTTAACCAACTAAGAAAcaataaggaaaaaaaacatccattcAATAAAGAAGAAAGGTAACCCTATGCGCTAGTGTTAAATAAACATGACCTTTAAAGATTTTATAGAGTTatacaaaaaaatctaaaaataatcTGTAAAGCACtagctagaagattagaaaaattgacagctcagcaaacgccgaaGTCAGAACAAATATCCAGACCTCCCCAAGGTTTAGAGtgcatagagggaccagacaAGGCTGCCCACTCTCGCCATTAATATTTGCGATATTTACTAAAACACTATCTTCAGCAAttagacagcatgaaggaattaccgGAATATCGACAAAATTAGTTAATCATAATCCTGTATTATTCTTATACTATATAAAGCCACATAGGTCTCcccctacaactatcagcctcagaTAAATTCTCAGCACTTTTAGAATATTCTATAAATTGAAAAAATCTAACATTACGACTATCACACTGTTCAATAATCCAAACGCTGCagtggcctagaactacctaacttccaccactattttcttgccaacacACTGAACCATGTctacaaatggataaaacccagtcCAACAGACTCCTCATGGTTAGGCATTGAACAAATATTTTGTGGGAACATTAATGTTGCAGAtttaccatttatcagcaccaaaatcaaataCCATAGTTGTTAGCAGGGTATTTGTATAAGAGCATCTTTGGCAGGCTgctgggattttcttaaaatgacTGTATCTTCACTTATTCTTCGTCAAAACACATCTCTCTGGACTGAAATATGTTTCTCAAGATACAATTTTACCTCTCGAAGAATTTGTGTCCCgatatgaaatcactagtgccaaatTCTTAGAATATCAGCagctaaagtcaatacttaatgcaagaACTAAAAATACACCTTATACAAATACACCTTATATACTATCTTTATTTTAATATCCAAAAATTATGACAATAAGCCTCCTGATctcaaaacaggaagctgattTGGACATCACTACTAGTCATGTTTTCTGGATAAATATCTTCTAATTTATgccaaatgacaaaaaatacatatCTACTATTAATACAATAtgaaattcttcatagaacacacTACAAAGgaccaaatgggtctcacaaacacaaccctcattgtacagataacaaaGCAGACTGATTCCTGTATGCGTTCTGGTCATGTTCGATTGCGTCTATCCACCAGGATATACCTGTACAGCCAAGACATCCGAATATCATTTGGACTGGATAAGTGTGGTCGGATAGTAGCAAGGAGTTCTGTCCAGAggagtgcagtcctaggaacggctaagatactgcgcaggaccctcaagctcccaggcctctaAGAACCTGAGGTTGTAGGAGTAAGACCGCTCCAAGGAAAAGTGTGCGGAATTAAAAGTATATATATTACTTGTCCATCAAAATATGACATGCAGCTTAATACATGCTGCCTATTGaactgaaggggaaaaaaagaaaacctttgCAGAGAAAGTAAACTGCTTCAAAATTAAATGTTCTTAATTTAGCAAggttttccctttttaaatggacacagaaccacagaccatTTTGCTTAGTGGAGACAGCATACAGTATTTGGTGAATCTGGCTCTGACCTGTTTGTTCACTGAAAATCCAAtggaaacagcaacaaaaggGAATCTGTCAAAAAGATGTAAATTATTCACAGTCTAACAGTTATTAGGATAATGTGAAGAGGAATATTTTCAACACTGTAAAGTTGGACAAATAATCACCAATGTaaagtgtatttaaaaaaactcaCGCATGAACAAAGTTGGTGGTTCCATCAATGGGGTCAATGATCCAGGTAGGAGCGTCGGTGAGATCACAagcttcacctgcagccacCGACTCCTCCCCTATAAACCTGGTGGCCCATGACATCACCAATAAAACTCCAGTGTCATcacctggtgctgctcagtgacttCTGTCTTATTTTTTTAAACCGACCTCAGAACTGCTGCAATTTGTGGCTGTATAAATAAATTTCATTTGCAACACCAACATTTTTTATGTAATGTGCAGCAAACAATAAGGTTTCTGTTTGGAGAGGAATTAATACCTGTGGGTGGGAAATTTCTGCTTCACTGATTGGATGATGAGATTTTCCACCTTTTGGTCCGTTTGCGTCACAAGATCAACCGTTGAGCTCTTTGTCATTACTGTCCTGTCATattgcagagcttcatgtaccACCTGATTAAGACAGATTAACACTCCTCAAGACACCTGATCAACAGAAACCTGGATCCACACAGGAAAACAGGTATAAGCAGTAAAAGACAGGggcctggggtcaaaggtcatcagaGATCAGAGCCACAGGTGAAAGTGGCTCTGATCTCTGAAAGTGAAGTGAATGGCTTTGAACTGAACAAGTGGTTCATAAACTTGGTCTTTACCAGTTGTATTGGTTCTGATGTTGAACTGAGCCAAACCACTGACATAACAGAAAATAACCTGTAACGTACACCTCCAGCTTGTCGTGCGATGGCTACAGCGTGGTCCAATGCAACCTGCCAGATGTCCGCCATGTTGGTGAATCAACTCCTGACGAAGAAAGAAATGCAACACGAAAACCTTTAAGTACGAGTTTGGTTCTGCTCATCAGATCCGGATATGACGTAGCGGGGGCTATCTAAGAATGGCAGGCTACGACAGTTATATTCAACTTAcactctttttatttttggcttTTCGAAAAACGGCACAACTAATTAGTAAACAGAATTTCTAAAATTCAACCAGAGCCACGTCTCCCCCTtcactgtgatgtcatcactaacagttgtttttctctcatttcatttcaagaTTTTCTTTATTAACCAGTGGCGACTCCAACATGTTTCTATAATAGATTTTacaattttttaatttatcttATGGGTCCTGTATGTCTACAACCAAATAAATAGTAGTGACTAATTATAAACTTAACCTCTTTTTTGATCACATCCTGTATTTTCCATTTAAAATCGATTCCATTTCCATTTAAAATACCATTAAACCGATAAAGAGCACCGGCTCCTAAGTCATAGATTTGACCGACAAAAGTCCTAAATATTTTGATAGATATTACCAATTGATGCGTTATACATTAGCCGTACTATCTGCCCGCATGTGACAACTTTTGAGTTGGTCGTCTGTTAAAATGTGTATAATTACCAATTTAggtttaattaaataatcaAACCTTTAATCAGTAGATCTTTGGATGGAGTTTGGTGTAATAGATGTCATACGTTTTTCATCAGTTCAGATTTCCCCAACAGTTTAAAAGCAGGGAAAATGAGGAaactcgttttctcgttttttcTTCAAACCGAAAACAAGGGAGAcaactttaaattaatttcattgtctggttttaaaaaaaaaaattctcatctggtttattgttttttttaacacagtgctTTGATCAAATTCCGTTTGTTGCTAATataaagagaaacgagaaaaacTTCGTGTTTTGTACTTTATCTTCATGACAACTTAACCAGAAGACATCTAGATTCCATTCGATATCACttggaaaagaaaaatataaaccCATTACTTCATTGGCACTGACTTGCCGTTGTTGTACTCCGTTTCAAAATAGAagtctcgtttttttttttatgtcggGCATGTGGAGTCTACCGTGTTCATAACAAACCTTATGGTGTACTATGATTGGTGAAATGGGTGAAACAGCTTTTAGAACTTAAAGCATTAATGTACTTCTGTCTTCTGGTGAATCTGTTAGAATGTGTCTCCTGATATAATATGAAtgtactggacttactgggagcagtggtcctgactactttctCAGATGCTGTTACCggtgtgttcagacacattaacagctcctccagttctaaaactgtcagaccttgttcataaacataGGTCTGCACATTAAACTATCCATTTATGTGTttatatgcacagctgtatccaTCTGATTAAGGTGGAAGACACCGATGTTAAGGTGGGAGAACAGGTTGAAACATAGACCGGGTCAGCCCACGGGTCAACAGAAGAAGTACGGTATACTGCATACATGGGGCCTCCATGATGCCTaaatgaaagtaagaaaagaaaaagtaaatgcTGTACTAATCTGTGTACACAATATGATTGATTTCACAGAGGTCAATCTGCTTGGCTATTAACAGTAGACAGTCCCTCGATGATTAGCTATTCTAAAACACATTACTGCATTTTGTATATTTTGGGGAAACAGTCGATTGCTACAGTATTGGTTAAATTTTTTTTCCTTGTCAAGGCGGTGACACCTCTGTTCAGGGAGTGAAGGATGTAGCGAGGCACATTCAGAACTTATCAGATGCCTTCTGGGTCTGGGGAAGTCAAAGATGCCTTCacatgtttagtttagttttactgCTGCTTCCCCATGAAAACTGATGCTTTGTGTTGCATATGAATTTACAACTTAAACAATTAGtaacaaaaattattattaacaagTTTAAGCATACTGACCTCAGTGAAATCAATCACAATCACTGACTCCACCAGTTACACCACACAGGgtagtacagtatttacctttttcttttcttactttcacttTGGTTTCATAGACGGCTCCATGTGTGCAGCACGCTGCAGGAGTCTTGTTTGGTACAAAGTGAGCATTGAGCTGTGGCAAAATGGGTCAATGCTGTGCctgaaatggatggaggagcctgtgtacaCTGGAGGTTTTGTCTGAGTTGTTTGAGTGATTATGAAAAAAACTGCcactttgtttattgtttgactTCTCCTGTTTTTGCAAtttgtaagttagtgttttattgtcatgcAGTACCATCATCTGTTgtattcagaaaaaataaaaaggctgtTGTTTGGAACTGTGTATTTCATGGCTCGCAATGCTGTACATCTAATAGACTCAAAGGACCCATaccaccatcagcctctctcCCAGTGCTCTACTCCACTAAGGTGTTCTATTATTTGGACCATGTTCATCAGACCACAACAGCCAAATGACAACATTCCCATGGTTTAGTTTGTTTACgcattatttcattcattactGCATTTATTATATTCTTTGCCTCATACAGTGCAAGCCAGATGAGGTATTAATGACGCACAGTGCTTGTTTGTAATGACAGCCAGGCTGTAGTAAGTAAAGGAAGCATGCGCAGATGGTGAGAAGTGTGAATAACTATACTTCAGGTGAAGCTACACAAAGGTCAGTAAGTGTTTGGACGATGTGTAAAAACTTAACACCTAATAAAATGGCTGTTAGGGTTGTGAATGTGGTAAAAGGTCACTACAATATTTGACCTTGTGACTACTGTACAGTTATGTGCACTGCACACTACACTTACAGAAGTTATAAAAGACCATTCAGGGATCATCCCCCAAATTATATTACTTTGAAGACTGTAGAATACATACATAATTGAAGAATAACATTTGGTGCATCCACAGAAGAGAGTCAGAACTTATTCTCCTCTCTGACAAACACAAGTTTGGGTCCTacttcttctattgacccctgtggtctgaccgGGTGACAGTCTGTTTCAACCTTAGCATCTGTGTCTTCCATCTTAATCAGAtggatacagctgtgcatataaACAAATTGTATACACAAATGTATAGTTTAATGTTCAAAACTAAAAAACTGTTTATAAACAAGGTCTGCCAATTGTAGAAATGGAGGAGCTggtaatgtgtctgaacacaccaGTAATACAATTCGTGGTTGTTTGGGTCAGCTGCCGTAAGATAGGTAGGTAGtaaggaccacagctcccagtatgTCCAGTACGTTCACCCCCCCACCCTGTAAGGTTTGTTCTGATGGTACACGCGTTAAATGCCACACGCGCGGC contains:
- the si:dkey-181m9.8 gene encoding E3 ubiquitin-protein ligase RNF31 isoform X5, whose protein sequence is MPRVGREQELRILTECQYSHPAETLSDLQQVQSRFSDLRLYVNFYCFPNKEKRRLVYLAGTIPVRYEGLEYNIPVCIWLHETHPVSRPRCCVCPSISMVINPSCPCVDSAGNISLSGLSNWTNGVSTLSLLISEMRQAFQKDTPLYARCCVQASAAVQVSQLATGGSLHLPSSSSSSGTYHHLSAASQWEQSSQGNVRRSYTEDLLGIDFSAPPSSTHSNPFLISSYSDSDADPLSRKMEALRVSSEGHHSDWPVEIIRSEVHRDRYTMSPKPRSGLDQDRTQEPHSEPDYSKMATHLPPNQAAMFLSLMRLEGRSFSLNDAMEAVQLNRDFSSALRFLSHNCPICQDQVTFSKCGRPEIRGQGGVEEFMDYFNLLDTQIRHFLPPHLHELFQRKLRDRALQEMPNFCWCAHCSFGILHEAEQLRMDCPSCKKSTCSQCRSPWSPQHQGLTCQQFKVWQDQQDQYGSALLNCNSIECPNCRFVFSLSKGGCLHFTCSQCQAQFCGGCSQAFLLGTACDFSADCGTKGLHAHHPRDCLYHLRDWTVSRLHLLLQYYRVSPFWLEPASNESSETSRTGACLVLELRDDGSRWEEPCGRPALTEYRGYCQLHYKERLVELINHCHADPAVIFSLVEMKAELQRWHVAVPTREPDEPDVQYSHRLRLTLTNRVPLRKQRCSPLKLNQDLCLLKPAMATKAPPPQLLLTD
- the si:dkey-181m9.8 gene encoding E3 ubiquitin-protein ligase RNF31 isoform X4, translating into MPRVGREQELRILTECQYSHPAETLSDLQQVQSRFSDLRLYVNFYCLEYNIPVCIWLHETHPVSRPRCCVCPSISMVINPSCPCVDSAGNISLSGLSNWTNGVSTLSLLISEMRQAFQKDTPLYARCCVQASAAVQVSQLATGGSLHLPSSSSSSGTYHHLSAASQWEQSSQGNVRRSYTEDLLGIDFSAPPSSTHSNPFLISSYSDSDADPLSRKMEALRVSSEGHHSDWPVEIIRSEVHRDRYTMSPKPRSGLDQDRTQEPHSEPDYSKMATHLPPNQAAMFLSLMRLEGRSFSLNDAMEAVQLNRDFSSALRFLSHNCPICQDQVTFSKIITMTHCSCFLCQTCFKTFFSAAIKERSIDQLVCPQCGRPEIRGQGGVEEFMDYFNLLDTQIRHFLPPHLHELFQRKLRDRALQEMPNFCWCAHCSFGILHEAEQLRMDCPSCKKSTCSQCRSPWSPQHQGLTCQQFKVWQDQQDQYGSALLNCNSIECPNCRFVFSLSKGGCLHFTCSQCQAQFCGGCSQAFLLGTACDFSADCGTKGLHAHHPRDCLYHLRDWTVSRLHLLLQYYRVSPFWLEPASNESSETSRTGACLVLELRDDGSRWEEPCGRPALTEYRGYCQLHYKERLVELINHCHADPAVIFSLVEMKAELQRWHVAVPTREPDEPDVQYSHRLRLTLTNRVPLRKQRCSPLKLNQDLCLLKPAMATKAPPPQLLLTD